One genomic segment of Gammaproteobacteria bacterium includes these proteins:
- a CDS encoding NERD domain-containing protein — MAYIVPSDISRLALSGAHLPELETLRTLKSTLSDDYTVFHGVHWTREYHGWTHFGEIDFVVLNRSGDVLFIEQKNGVLSEEGGRLAKHYDQGEGAKDPVGQVHRSIDKVREKFYWRHGKTRSLDVDYLVYLPDHLVRDLNAAGLDASRIVDAGDGDSLPARIEAILRPGHDARDGWRETVHEFFCQTFQVVPDIQAHRDSQERTFVRQIGPVASILTSLEMTPFRLRFTGTSGSGKSLVARHFYARASDEGKRVLLTCFNRPLAMRLRDRVSSKGYVDTFHGFCVEFLKRRGQAPDFDRAGGDPEFWRRIPDLVTAERIPEDWLFDALVVDEGQDFEQEWLEILCLFLRDGADILWLEDPEQNLQDKPRVETGGFVGFHCPVNYRSPESIARFLRNTMNIEFESGNDLPGLGAGVHRFGEPGEQPRIVARIAADLVRRGFTLDDIVVLSCRGARNSVFSDIARVGAMRLRRFTGDYDAEGNQILTDGKLTFESIYRFKGQEAPAVILVDVDPREDRRGREEQLLYCGMTRATVRLDLVVREGNPTNRRFLQA, encoded by the coding sequence GTGGCTTACATTGTACCCTCCGATATCTCCCGTCTCGCCCTTTCCGGTGCGCACCTACCGGAACTGGAAACCTTGCGAACCCTCAAGTCCACCCTTTCGGACGACTACACGGTCTTCCACGGTGTTCACTGGACCCGCGAGTACCATGGCTGGACACACTTCGGAGAGATCGACTTCGTGGTCCTGAACCGTTCCGGCGACGTGTTGTTCATCGAGCAGAAGAACGGGGTGCTCAGCGAGGAGGGCGGTAGACTGGCGAAGCATTACGACCAGGGCGAGGGCGCCAAGGATCCGGTCGGACAGGTGCATCGGTCGATCGACAAGGTGAGGGAGAAGTTTTACTGGCGCCATGGGAAAACGCGATCGCTCGATGTCGACTACCTCGTCTATCTGCCGGACCATCTCGTGCGGGACCTGAATGCGGCCGGCCTCGACGCCTCCAGGATCGTCGATGCGGGTGACGGCGATTCGCTCCCTGCCCGGATCGAGGCGATACTCCGCCCGGGGCACGATGCCAGAGACGGTTGGCGCGAAACGGTGCACGAGTTCTTCTGCCAGACCTTTCAGGTCGTCCCGGATATCCAGGCCCACAGGGACTCCCAGGAACGCACCTTTGTTCGCCAGATCGGGCCGGTCGCGTCGATCCTGACGAGCCTGGAGATGACGCCGTTTCGCCTTCGCTTTACCGGGACCTCGGGCAGCGGCAAGAGTCTGGTCGCGCGACACTTCTACGCACGGGCGAGCGATGAGGGCAAGCGTGTTCTCCTGACCTGCTTCAATCGACCGCTGGCCATGCGTCTCCGGGACCGTGTGTCAAGCAAGGGTTACGTGGACACGTTTCACGGATTCTGTGTCGAGTTCCTGAAGCGCAGGGGGCAGGCGCCGGACTTCGACCGCGCGGGCGGGGACCCGGAATTCTGGCGGCGCATACCCGATCTGGTGACGGCGGAGCGCATCCCGGAAGACTGGCTGTTCGACGCCCTGGTCGTGGACGAGGGGCAGGACTTCGAGCAGGAATGGCTGGAGATCCTCTGTCTGTTCCTGCGTGACGGCGCCGACATCCTGTGGCTGGAGGACCCGGAGCAGAATCTGCAGGACAAGCCGCGTGTCGAGACCGGGGGATTCGTCGGGTTCCATTGTCCGGTGAACTACCGCAGCCCGGAGTCGATCGCCCGGTTCCTTCGCAACACGATGAACATAGAATTCGAATCGGGTAACGATCTCCCGGGCCTCGGTGCCGGTGTGCATCGCTTCGGGGAACCGGGGGAACAACCCAGGATCGTCGCGAGGATCGCGGCGGACCTCGTTCGCCGGGGGTTTACCCTCGACGACATCGTCGTGCTCAGTTGTCGCGGGGCGCGGAACTCGGTCTTCAGCGACATCGCTCGGGTCGGGGCGATGCGGCTGCGACGCTTTACCGGTGACTATGATGCGGAAGGGAACCAGATTCTCACCGATGGCAAGTTGACCTTCGAGAGCATCTACCGTTTCAAGGGGCAGGAGGCGCCCGCGGTCATCCTCGTGGATGTCGATCCGCGCGAGGATCGCCGCGGACGGGAGGAGCAACTTCTATACTGCGGCATGACGCGGGCCACCGTCCGCCTGGACCTGGTCGTGCGGGAGGGTAATCCGACAAACAGGCGATTTCTGCAGGCCTAG